One Rhipicephalus microplus isolate Deutch F79 chromosome 4, USDA_Rmic, whole genome shotgun sequence genomic window carries:
- the LOC119172687 gene encoding uncharacterized protein LOC119172687 — translation MSESTLPTRPRRKQAVPLKYEGSGDDSDDDLPSDILDIDFTPTPRSASSNNSQARQKRSQGQKRLLVKLKIKRSGSKGAYVERADDETFSPRAARAQKRRKKRAASSRKSASNSRKSTKSKAQTPPPPKGYESSRTPKGLKKEIVSYARANTVDQAAKKFRVPVHKVKHWLKADQNVAPPPAPKPEVKRTCNAPPDPFPASFKFFSIAVAEEKSVKEASMLLSVDESLMEHWVKGKREISQKVNSENIPQWETDVFVGVRRDALAGHEISVSDLMFRGESLKVDETKIDLQWAQRWCERFGVLFKGTSRLSGLKELNEVTLLQLPPEMTCFTPCVRPRAKETSPAAPSSPPPASPPPAPPTPPPPLLRQRRSRPRGASEIDLELWTWYKKMQKKGRKLTKAIVCARAQRLSQKHGHPEFRAGDGWHRAWKRRCEQMYPQDFSAEEEEVDVEDESSTASHGHAESQDSTEKPDATVAPAKEQSQEKHHQPSATDQEQGGMDQHAATVPVSAESQAMVSPHPVLHPSVPDRPVHQSSASEPRAVSDTRTDCHTPSSQPVHPTVAPSHHMHPVTTSVQLPREMRNTLVTTSSQPPRGMVHTSQQMSPHLVQPPLDRGSCHGATLCNPHYTALCSQSQQHAQHAGPPYSTPDMGLDPQRLSRPFYQLHQMTPPPVQNSHMFYGSYWTDQTHMRGSEMHKGDGRQPVAPPFYDGYANYDHAMTPACTLEVSNQPYTDYGQSSSAPPAVESTSSNNSSNAASQKKKNERYLPDFKLQVVKYALQSTFKKTAEHFGVHHSTVAEWCRDREKLERLFPHEKGSLIKSTESSTVSPAEQMFITWLNDCNATNAKLDAAQVKEKVKEIIRYFGEDQVRTNCRWLYVWHKKRLEMEQMIEDLPELQSSSGKEFRIAFPPAVKLEIVKVAERLKFSEASKYFQIDRNSLSDWSKTQEKLKAMVKEGKVRKKEVSKSKKALEAEKEVYQWYQQCRSSGFKPGPNEVRAKAAETYRKYGDTTMKCSIGWYSRWSRRFGIQLRYEKDDEILEWVLAQLEQNRSVTHNEIQTRAIATLSQTRAGFKCSAGWPIRFCKRHQALLQKMPTLDTPLPAVLEQKISSFRLEVQRLQEQCGVTSAAIGAMDEVPLYFSSGAGGGTGTGSLLVRRCGFEQSQAIVFLSCLSDGGVLPPLAVLKGSSSASEVNGMFVLCQEEMKVDRSTVEYWADHVWGRFVPSPSFLILDSFEPHNEFAASAGSDIKVAITPPACSSQTHPVFVWLRRKFQALVNKMSVDRGSSRSIPTVQEMLECIAAAWRHLQATSHEAVQKSFAVTGTLLTGDPNEDDMVGRAELLPDVDEEDFT, via the exons ATGTCGGAATCGACGTTGCCAACTCGACCGAGACGCAAACAAGCTGTgcctctaaagtacgaaggcagcGGCGACGACTCGGACGATGACCTGCCCAGTGACATACTAGACATTGACTTTACTCCCACGCCTAGAAGTGCCTCGTCGAACAATTCACAAGCAAGGCAGAAACGGTCCCAAGGCCAGAAAAGGCTGCTCGTCAAGCTCAAGATTAAAAGGAGTGGCAGCAAGGGAGCTTATGTGGAGCGCGCCGACGATGAAACTTTCTCACCCCGGGCTGCCAGGGCGCAGAAGCGCAGGAAAAAGCGCGCTGCTTCCTCGAGGAAGTCCGCGTCCAACTCCCGCAAGAGCACCAAATCAAAAGCCCAAACGCCACCACCGCCCAAGGGATACGAGAGCAGTCGCACGCCGAAAGGACTCAAGAAAGAGATTGTCTCCTACGCTCGAGCTAACACGGTTGACCAAGCTGCGAAAAAGTTTAGAGTGCCAGTGCACAAAGTCAAGCACTGGTTGAAAGCTGACCAGAACGTAGCACCCCCGCCAGCCCCGAAACCCGAGGTTAAAAGAACCTGCAATGCTCCTCCCGACCCCTTCCCGGCCTCTTTCAAGTTTTTCTCCATTGCTGTGGCCGAAGAGAAAAGTGTCAAGGAAGCCAGCATGCTTCTTTCTGTTGACGAAAGCCTCATGGAACACTGGGTGAAAGGGAAGCGGGAAATAAGCCAGAAAGTAAACTCTGAGAACATTCCGCAGTGGGAGACAGATGTGTTTGTTGGTGTCCGAAGAGACGCACTTGCGGGCCACGAAATAAGTGTGTCCGATCTAATGTTCAGGGGCGAGTCGCTAAAGGTGGACGAGACAAAGATCGACTTGCAGTGGGCGCAGCGATGGTGTGAGCGATTTGGAGTGCTGTTCAAGGGAACTTCCCGCCTAAGTGGGTTAAAG GAGCTGAATGAAGTAACTCTGCTGCAGTTGCCTCCAGAAATGACATGTTTTACGCCATGTGTGAGG CCAAGAGCAAAAGAAACGTCCCCTGCAGCACCCTCATCACCACCACCAGCATCACCGCCACCTGCTCCTCCAACACCTCCTCCCCCACTACTAAGGCAAAGGCGATCGAGACCAAGAGGTGCGAGTGAAATCGATCTGGAACTGTGGACATGGTACAAGAAAATGCAAAAGAAAG GCCGAAAGCTCACGAAAGCTATCGTGTGCGCTCGTGCTCAGCGTCTGTCCCAGAAACACGGTCATCCCGAGTTCAGAGCAGGCGACGGTTGGCACCGAGCGTGGAAGCGACGCTGTGAGCAAATGTATCCGCAGGACTTTTCTGCAGAGGAAGAGGAAGTGGATGTTGAAGACGAATCGAGCACGGCTTCACAT GGTCATGCTGAGAGTCAAGATTCAACCGAGAAACCAGATGCCACTGTAGCTCCCGCCAAAGAACAGAGCCAAGAAAAACATCATCAGCCCAGTGCTACAGACCAAGAACAAGGTGGCATGGATCAACACGCCGCTACTGTTCCCGTTTCTGCCGAGTCCCAAGCCATGGTTTCCCCTCACCCAGTCCTCCATCCATCTGTGCCTGATCGACCAGTTCATCAATCATCCGCTTCCGAGCCTCGTGCCGTTTCTGACACACGCACAGACTGTCACACTCCATCAAGTCAGCCGGTGCATCCCACAGTTGCGCCATCTCACCACATGCATCCCGTAACTACATCAGTCCAACTGCCGAGAGAAATGAGAAATACTCTGGTAACTACATCGTCACAACCACCACGAGGAATGGTCCACACGTCGCAGCAGATGAGCCCCCATCTTGTGCAACCTCCACTTGATAGAGGTAGCTGTCACGGCGCTACACTGTGTAATCCACACTACACTGCGTTATGTAGCCAATCTCAGCAGCACGCACAGCACGCGGGCCCCCCGTATTCTACTCCAGACATGGGATTGGACCCTCAGCGCCTCTCGCGCCCGTTCTACCAACTTCATCAAATGACACCACCGCCTGTCCAGAACAGTCACATGTTCTACGGCTCGTATTGGACAGACCAGACTCATATGAGAGGCAGTGAGATGCACAAAGGGGATGGCAGGCAGCCTGTTGCTCCTCCATTTTATGATGGCTATGCCaattatgaccatgccatgaCGCCTGCGTGCACCTTGGAAGTGTCTAACCAACCCTACACAGACTATGGGCAGTCGTCGTCAGCCCCTCCTGCTGTGGAGAGtaccagcagcaacaacagcagcaatGCTGCTTCACAGAAAAAGAAGAACGAGCGATACCTGCCCGACTTCAAGTTGCAGGTTGTCAAGTATGCCTTGCAGTCAACGTTTAAAAAGACTGCCGAGCACTTTGGTGTTCACCATTCAACAGTAGCTGAATGGTGCCGTGACCGGGAGAAGTTGGAGCGGCTTTTCCCGCATGAGAAAGGCAGCCTCATCAAGAGCACAGAGTCTTCCACCGTATCTCCTGCAGAGCAAATGTTCATAACGTGGCTTAATGACTGCAATGCAACAAACGCGAAGCTAGATGCTGCTCAGGTGAAGGAAAAGGTGAAAGAAATTATTCGATACTTTGGAGAAGACCAAGTTAGAACAAACTGCCGTTGGTTGTACGTGTGGCACAAGAAGCGACTTGAAATGGAACAAATGATTGAGGACCTTCCCGAACTGCAGTCTAGTTCAGGGAAGGAATTCCGTATTGCATTTCCTCCCGCTGTCAAGCTAGAAATCGTCAAGGTAGCCGAGAGGCTCAAGTTCAGTGAGGCCTCAAAGTACTTTCAGATTGATCGAAACAGTTTATCAGACTGGAGCAAGACCCAGGAAAAACTCAAGGCAATGGTCAAAGAAGGCAAAGTGCGAAAAAAGGAGGTGTCAAAAAGTAAAAAGGCCTTAGAGGCTGAAAAAGAGGTTTACCAGTGGTACCAGCAGTGCAGAAGCAGTGGCTTCAAGCCAGGGCCTAACGAAGTTCGTGCCAAAGCAGCAGAAACTTACCGAAAGTACGGTGACACTACAATGAAATGCAGCATTGGCTGGTACTCTAGATGGTCCCGACGTTTTGGCATACAGCTGCGATATGAAAAGGACGATGAGATTCTCGAGTGGGTCTTAGCTCAATTGGAGCAAAACCGCAGCGTTACGCACAATGAGATCCAGACACGTGCCATAGCAACTTTATCTCAAACAAGAGCAGGTTTCAAGTGCTCCGCAGGTTGGCCTATTCGGTTTTGTAAGCGGCATCAGGCTCTTTTGCAGAAGATGCCTACATTGGACACCCCACTTCCAGCGGTTCTCGAACAGAAGATATCCTCCTTCCGACTGGAAGTTCAGAGGCTCCAGGAGCAGTGCGGTGTGACCAGCGCAGCTATTGGCGCCATGGACGAAGTGCCTCTCTATTTCTCCTCCGGTGCAGGTGGTGGGACAGGCACAGGTTCACTGCTTGTTCGCCGGTGCGGCTTCGAGCAGTCACAGGCCATCGTGTTTCTCTCCTGTCTTTCCGACGGCGGCGTCTTGCCACCTCTCGCTGTTCTCAAAGGCTCCAGCAGTGCATCGGAAGTTAATGGCATGTTCGTCCTCTGTCAGGAAGAAATGAAAGTTGACAGGAGTACTGTCGAATACTGGGCGGACCACGTCTGGGGCCGTTTTGTGCCATCGCCAAGCTTCCTCATTTTGGATTCGTTTGAGCCACACAACGAGTTCGCTGCCTCGGCTGGCAGCGACATCAAGGTGGCCATAACACCACCGGCTTGCTCGTCACAGACTCACCCCGTTTTTGTTTGGTTGAGACGGAAGTTCCAGGCCTTAGTCAACAAGATGTCAGTTGACAGAGGTTCTTCAAGAAGCATACCAACAGTCCAAGAGATGTTGGAGTGCATTGCAGCAGCCTGGCGCCATTTGCAAGCCACGAGCCACGAAGCAGTGCAGAAAAGCTTTGCAGTTACTGGTACCCTACTCACTGGAGATCCCAATGAGGATGACATGGTCGGCAGAGCAGAGCTTCTGCCGGATGTGGACGAAGAAGACTTTACATAA